In Pseudomonas fluorescens, the following are encoded in one genomic region:
- the speA gene encoding arginine decarboxylase — translation MSVRRTRKDDGSQWTVADSRSVYGIRHWGAGYFAINDAGRVEVRPNGPSSSPIDLYEQVDQLRKSGLSLPLLVRFPDILQDRVRQLTGAFDSNIERLEYQSKYTALYPIKVNQQEAVIENIIATQNVSIGLEAGSKPELLAVLALAPKGGTIVCNGYKDREFIRLALMGQKLGHNVFIVIEKESEVGLVIEEANSLKVKPQVGLRVRLSSLASSKWADTGGEKSKFGLSAAQLLSVVERFRAAGLDQGIRLLHFHMGSQIANLADYQHGFKEAIRYYGELRNLGLPVDHIDVGGGLGVDYDGTHSRNASSINYDMDDYAGVVVGMLKEFCDAQSLPHPNIFSESGRSLTAHHAMLVIQVTDVEKHNDDVPQIENKEALPETVQWLVDLLGPTDIEMVTETYWRATHYMSDVASQYADGKLTLAEKALAEQCYFAVCRRLHNSLKARQRSHRQVLDELNDKLADKYICNFSVFQSLPDTWAIDQVLPIIPLHRLDEEPLRRAVLQDLTCDSDGKINQYVDEQSIETSLPVHALKEGEDYLLGVFLVGAYQEILGDMHNLFGDTDSVNIYQNADGSVYHAGIETHDTIEDMLRYVHLSPEELMTHYRDKCASARISATERTQFLDALRLGLTRSSYLSS, via the coding sequence ATGTCCGTACGACGCACACGCAAAGACGATGGCAGCCAATGGACAGTTGCGGACAGCCGCAGTGTTTACGGGATTCGCCATTGGGGGGCCGGGTATTTCGCGATCAATGACGCCGGTCGCGTCGAAGTTCGTCCGAACGGTCCGAGCAGCTCGCCTATCGACCTGTACGAGCAAGTCGACCAGCTGCGTAAAAGCGGCCTGTCCTTGCCGTTGCTGGTCCGTTTCCCGGACATCCTGCAAGACCGCGTGCGTCAGCTGACCGGTGCCTTCGATTCGAACATCGAGCGTCTGGAATACCAGAGCAAGTACACCGCACTGTACCCGATCAAGGTCAACCAGCAGGAAGCGGTGATCGAGAACATCATCGCCACCCAGAACGTTTCCATCGGCCTGGAAGCCGGCTCCAAGCCTGAACTGCTGGCCGTGCTGGCACTGGCGCCGAAGGGCGGCACCATCGTTTGCAACGGTTACAAGGACCGCGAGTTCATCCGCCTGGCGCTGATGGGCCAGAAGCTCGGTCACAACGTGTTCATCGTGATAGAGAAAGAATCCGAAGTCGGCCTGGTGATCGAAGAAGCCAACTCGCTGAAGGTCAAGCCTCAGGTCGGCCTGCGCGTGCGCCTGTCGTCCCTGGCCTCGAGCAAGTGGGCGGACACCGGCGGCGAGAAATCCAAGTTCGGCCTGTCGGCGGCGCAACTGCTGTCGGTGGTCGAGCGTTTCCGTGCGGCGGGCCTGGACCAGGGCATCCGCCTGCTGCACTTCCACATGGGTTCGCAGATCGCCAACCTCGCTGACTACCAGCACGGCTTCAAGGAAGCGATCCGCTACTACGGCGAGTTGCGTAACCTCGGCCTGCCGGTCGATCACATCGACGTCGGCGGTGGCCTGGGCGTGGACTACGACGGCACACACTCGCGTAACGCCAGTTCGATCAACTACGACATGGACGACTACGCCGGCGTCGTGGTCGGGATGCTCAAGGAATTCTGCGATGCGCAGAGCCTGCCGCACCCGAACATCTTCTCCGAAAGCGGCCGTTCCCTGACGGCGCACCACGCCATGCTGGTGATCCAGGTGACCGACGTCGAGAAACACAACGACGACGTGCCGCAGATCGAGAACAAGGAAGCGCTGCCGGAAACCGTGCAGTGGCTGGTGGACCTGCTGGGTCCGACCGACATCGAGATGGTCACCGAGACCTACTGGCGCGCCACGCACTACATGAGTGATGTTGCCTCCCAGTACGCCGACGGCAAGCTGACCCTGGCCGAGAAAGCCCTGGCCGAGCAGTGCTACTTCGCCGTGTGCCGTCGCCTGCACAACTCGTTGAAGGCGCGTCAGCGTTCCCACCGTCAGGTGCTGGACGAACTCAACGACAAGCTGGCCGACAAATACATCTGCAACTTCTCGGTGTTCCAGAGCCTGCCGGACACCTGGGCCATCGACCAGGTCCTGCCGATCATCCCGCTGCACCGTCTCGACGAAGAACCGCTGCGTCGCGCGGTACTGCAAGACCTGACCTGTGACTCCGACGGCAAGATCAACCAGTATGTCGACGAGCAGAGCATCGAGACCAGCTTGCCGGTGCACGCGTTGAAAGAAGGTGAGGACTACTTGCTGGGTGTGTTCCTGGTCGGTGCCTACCAGGAAATTCTTGGCGACATGCACAACCTGTTCGGTGACACCGACTCGGTGAACATCTACCAGAACGCCGACGGCAGCGTGTACCACGCCGGTATCGAAACCCACGACACCATCGAAGACATGCTGCGCTACGTGCACTTGTCCCCGGAAGAGCTGATGACCCACTACCGCGACAAGTGCGCCAGTGCCCGCATCAGCGCCACCGAGCGCACGCAGTTCCTCGATGCCTTGCGTCTGGGGCTGACCCGTTCGTCTTACCTGTCTTCTTGA
- a CDS encoding contractile injection system protein, VgrG/Pvc8 family, producing the protein MFDPVNEPPFRLDVAGLPDPFEVLAFTGSEAISEPFVFDLELLIDDPVLDLASLLYRPASLHFGPAGCLVHGQLHELVQRDHVSGPRLCQVRLGPRLACLAQRFSQRIFSARSVPQILDQVLKEHGITGKDRRLELSGEYPPRDFCTQYRESDLQFLQRLCAQERLHYHFEHRARGHCVVFGDDQQHFPTGEPAVLRSEGERPAVRQFERQHRGGTAVQSAECRTDLATLRSGRLMPLSGHPVADCNRLWLLTRVEHWGSQDTTTPYHNQARALQWPAPIEPPCATVKPQMHSLQRAWVVEVDEPGPDPARPVPVQFDWLYQGEGATPSHCWLPLARQLQASTFSPLREGTELVVSFIEGDPDQPQITGVLHAPATIEVTDADTPQPICAHDEGLEQWLRSGEPLLVLCLLPGGGSFNHCAQALCACRMATQLGQSSGA; encoded by the coding sequence ATGTTCGATCCAGTCAACGAGCCTCCATTTCGTCTGGATGTAGCGGGTCTTCCCGACCCCTTCGAGGTCTTGGCCTTTACCGGCAGTGAAGCCATCAGCGAGCCGTTCGTGTTCGACCTGGAACTGCTGATCGATGACCCGGTGCTTGACCTTGCCAGTTTGCTGTACCGCCCGGCCTCCCTGCATTTCGGGCCAGCCGGATGCCTCGTGCATGGACAACTGCATGAGCTCGTCCAGCGTGATCATGTCTCGGGACCCCGACTCTGCCAGGTGCGCCTGGGGCCAAGACTGGCTTGCCTGGCCCAGCGCTTCAGCCAGCGAATCTTCAGCGCCCGTTCCGTGCCGCAAATCCTTGACCAGGTGCTCAAGGAGCACGGTATTACCGGCAAGGATCGACGCCTGGAGCTGAGCGGCGAATACCCGCCCCGGGACTTTTGCACGCAATATCGAGAGTCAGACCTGCAATTTCTCCAGCGACTGTGCGCCCAGGAACGGCTTCACTACCACTTCGAACACCGGGCCCGCGGGCACTGTGTGGTGTTTGGGGATGACCAGCAGCATTTTCCAACCGGCGAACCTGCGGTATTGCGCAGCGAGGGCGAACGGCCGGCGGTGCGGCAGTTCGAACGTCAGCACCGCGGTGGGACAGCGGTGCAGAGCGCCGAATGCCGGACGGATCTGGCGACCCTGCGCAGCGGTCGGTTGATGCCGTTGTCTGGTCATCCGGTTGCCGATTGCAATCGGCTCTGGCTGCTGACCCGCGTTGAGCATTGGGGCAGCCAGGATACGACGACGCCTTACCACAATCAGGCCCGTGCCCTGCAGTGGCCGGCACCCATCGAGCCGCCCTGTGCGACGGTCAAACCACAGATGCATAGCCTGCAACGGGCGTGGGTCGTCGAGGTCGATGAACCAGGCCCCGACCCGGCAAGGCCGGTGCCGGTGCAATTCGACTGGCTTTATCAGGGCGAAGGGGCGACGCCCAGTCATTGCTGGCTGCCCCTGGCCAGGCAGTTGCAGGCCTCGACGTTCTCGCCATTGCGCGAAGGAACCGAGCTGGTGGTGAGTTTTATCGAGGGCGACCCCGATCAACCGCAGATAACCGGGGTGCTGCATGCACCGGCAACGATCGAGGTGACGGACGCTGACACCCCACAGCCCATCTGCGCCCATGATGAGGGGCTGGAGCAATGGTTGCGCTCGGGAGAGCCATTACTGGTGTTGTGCCTGCTACCCGGTGGCGGCAGCTTCAACCATTGCGCGCAGGCTTTGTGCGCCTGTCGTATGGCGACGCAGCTTGGCCAGAGCTCTGGAGCATGA
- a CDS encoding DUF4123 domain-containing protein, giving the protein MIATRTPEAPPQWLLLDVPGTPQAGVTLRQMFAQARWFGLFEGTEWHALHEQGPVLVDLRTCPALADLCIVDGQRWPGLLMASEAGAASLLVHLRRMLTVTLGLHRALLSYYNPTTASYFFDACDAVELSRWLGPIHQLRWFGGSWADRAMGGEGWQRLSNPGLAVSPLAVEESLSAVQQGKLQTCLLEQHAWRWNRSTGVDFPRLWTYVQEGLVLGFSERPVLDGWIWLRLQYPDAVPVQPLPSGTQQERLDSLRRLWQNDRPWP; this is encoded by the coding sequence ATGATCGCCACACGCACGCCCGAGGCACCCCCGCAGTGGCTGTTGCTGGACGTGCCGGGCACGCCGCAGGCGGGTGTCACACTTCGGCAGATGTTTGCCCAGGCCCGATGGTTCGGGCTGTTCGAAGGTACGGAGTGGCATGCGCTGCATGAACAGGGACCGGTCCTGGTCGATCTGCGCACCTGCCCGGCACTGGCCGATTTATGCATCGTCGACGGACAACGCTGGCCCGGATTGCTGATGGCCAGCGAGGCCGGCGCTGCGTCGTTGCTGGTGCATCTGCGGCGCATGCTTACGGTCACGCTTGGCCTGCACCGGGCCCTTTTGAGTTACTACAACCCAACCACGGCCAGCTATTTTTTCGATGCCTGCGACGCCGTTGAACTGAGTCGCTGGCTAGGGCCTATCCACCAGTTACGCTGGTTCGGCGGTAGTTGGGCCGACCGTGCGATGGGGGGTGAAGGCTGGCAGCGCTTGTCCAACCCGGGGTTGGCGGTCAGTCCGTTGGCAGTCGAGGAAAGCCTCAGCGCAGTGCAGCAGGGGAAATTGCAAACCTGCCTGCTCGAACAGCATGCCTGGCGCTGGAACCGATCCACCGGTGTCGATTTTCCCCGTCTGTGGACCTATGTGCAGGAAGGGCTGGTGCTGGGTTTCAGCGAGCGCCCGGTGCTCGATGGCTGGATATGGCTACGCCTGCAGTATCCCGATGCCGTTCCCGTGCAGCCGCTGCCGAGCGGGACTCAACAGGAACGACTCGATAGCCTGCGTCGCCTGTGGCAGAACGATCGCCCCTGGCCATGA
- a CDS encoding MATE family efflux transporter, whose product MSNLTADWRDRPTHRRVWSLAAPMILSNISVPLVALVDSTVIGHLPHAHQLAAVAVGASLYTFLAWAMGFLRMGSTGFAAQAAGRGDGAALRQILLQGLLLAIGLAVVLGAVGVPLSGVALHFMQPSAELDQLTREFFHTRLFGLPAALASYALVGWFLGNQNARAPLAILLSTNLVNIALNLWFVLGLEWGVVGAARASVIAEWTGALIGLLMTRKALRAYPGHIVWAALALWQSWRPLLAVNRDIFIRSLALQSVFFLITVQGARLGDATVAANALLLNGLLLTAHALDGLAHAVEALCGHALGARDRDALRRSLVVAGGWSLLASLGFAALFLFAGHLFIEMQTDIQSVRDTAFIYLPYLAVLPLIAVWSYLLDGLFIGATRAREMRNGMLLTVALVLPFGWALQGGGNHGLWITFLLFMLLRSLTLGMIAWRLRRNDGWFAGGIH is encoded by the coding sequence ATGTCCAACCTGACCGCCGACTGGCGCGACCGCCCTACCCATCGCCGGGTCTGGTCGCTCGCTGCGCCGATGATTCTCTCGAACATTTCCGTACCGCTGGTGGCATTGGTCGACAGCACCGTCATCGGTCACCTGCCCCACGCCCATCAACTCGCTGCCGTCGCGGTCGGGGCCAGTCTGTACACCTTCCTCGCCTGGGCCATGGGCTTTCTGCGCATGGGCTCCACCGGGTTCGCCGCCCAGGCGGCCGGGCGCGGGGATGGTGCGGCCTTGCGGCAGATTCTGTTGCAAGGCCTGTTGCTCGCCATCGGCCTGGCCGTGGTGTTGGGGGCGGTGGGCGTACCATTGAGCGGGGTCGCGTTGCACTTCATGCAACCGTCGGCGGAGCTCGATCAACTGACCCGCGAGTTCTTCCACACCCGCCTGTTCGGCCTGCCGGCGGCGCTCGCCAGTTATGCACTGGTCGGCTGGTTTCTCGGCAACCAGAATGCCCGGGCGCCGCTGGCGATTTTGCTGAGCACCAACCTGGTCAACATTGCCCTGAACCTGTGGTTCGTCCTCGGCCTGGAATGGGGTGTGGTCGGTGCGGCCCGGGCCTCGGTGATTGCCGAATGGACCGGTGCACTGATCGGCTTGCTGATGACCCGCAAAGCCTTGCGCGCCTACCCCGGGCATATCGTCTGGGCGGCATTGGCGCTGTGGCAGAGTTGGCGGCCATTGCTGGCGGTCAACCGCGACATCTTCATCCGCAGCCTGGCGCTGCAGTCGGTGTTCTTCCTGATCACGGTGCAAGGCGCACGGCTGGGCGACGCCACGGTCGCGGCCAATGCCCTGCTGCTCAATGGCCTGCTGCTGACCGCCCACGCCCTCGATGGCCTGGCCCACGCCGTCGAGGCCCTGTGCGGACATGCGCTTGGCGCACGTGACCGCGATGCCCTGCGCCGTTCATTGGTGGTGGCCGGTGGCTGGTCGTTGCTGGCAAGCCTGGGCTTTGCCGCGTTGTTTCTGTTCGCCGGGCATCTGTTCATCGAGATGCAGACCGACATTCAGAGTGTGCGTGACACCGCGTTCATCTACCTGCCCTATCTCGCCGTACTGCCGCTGATTGCCGTCTGGAGTTACCTGCTCGACGGCCTGTTCATCGGCGCCACCCGCGCCCGGGAAATGCGCAACGGCATGCTGCTGACCGTGGCGCTGGTGCTGCCCTTCGGCTGGGCACTGCAAGGCGGGGGCAACCATGGCCTATGGATAACCTTTCTGTTGTTCATGCTGCTGCGCAGTCTGACCCTCGGCATGATCGCCTGGCGCCTGCGCCGTAACGATGGCTGGTTCGCCGGCGGCATTCACTGA
- a CDS encoding MazG-like family protein — protein MNLVELTERLHAIRDRNDWRQFHSPKNLAMAASVEMSELVEIFQWLTEDQSRQLPADKLAHAGQEVGDIVLYLLLLCSELGLDMEAVVRSKLADSERRFS, from the coding sequence ATGAACCTTGTTGAACTGACCGAACGCCTGCACGCCATCCGTGACCGCAATGACTGGCGGCAATTTCACAGCCCGAAAAACCTGGCCATGGCCGCGAGCGTGGAAATGTCCGAGCTGGTGGAAATTTTCCAATGGCTGACCGAAGACCAGTCACGCCAGTTGCCGGCGGACAAACTCGCCCACGCCGGGCAGGAAGTCGGTGACATCGTGCTTTACCTGTTGCTGTTGTGCAGCGAGCTGGGTCTGGACATGGAAGCCGTAGTGCGCAGCAAACTGGCGGACAGCGAACGGAGGTTCAGCTGA
- a CDS encoding methyltransferase domain-containing protein, which yields MSDRHFDQLATRFAEKIYGGAKGAIRLAVLQADLAEILPDRPLRVLDIGAGLGHMSLWLAQRGHQVTLAEPAEPMLEGARQRFAEAGQSATFIQAPWQELLGQLTEPYDLVLCHAVLEWLAEPHAILPVLHQLTKADGWLSLAFYNRDALIYRNLLKGHFRKMRKNDMAGEKQSLTPQQPLDPRELAAQLEGLWRVETQSGVRVFHDYMPVEFQARVELADLLEMELAHRRHPSFAGLGRYLHWICRPV from the coding sequence ATGAGCGACCGTCATTTCGATCAACTGGCGACCCGGTTCGCCGAAAAAATCTACGGCGGTGCCAAAGGGGCGATCCGTCTGGCGGTGTTGCAGGCCGATCTGGCCGAAATCTTGCCCGACCGGCCGCTGCGTGTGCTGGACATCGGTGCCGGCCTTGGCCACATGTCGTTGTGGCTGGCCCAGCGCGGCCATCAGGTGACCCTCGCCGAGCCTGCCGAGCCGATGCTCGAAGGCGCCCGCCAGCGCTTTGCCGAAGCCGGGCAGAGCGCCACGTTCATTCAGGCACCCTGGCAGGAACTGTTGGGGCAGCTCACCGAACCTTACGACCTGGTGCTGTGCCACGCCGTGCTGGAATGGCTGGCCGAACCCCACGCCATCCTGCCGGTGCTGCATCAACTGACCAAGGCGGACGGCTGGCTGTCCCTGGCGTTCTACAACCGCGACGCGCTGATTTATCGCAACTTGCTCAAGGGCCATTTCCGCAAGATGCGCAAGAACGACATGGCCGGCGAAAAGCAGAGCCTGACCCCCCAACAGCCCCTTGATCCGCGCGAGCTGGCGGCGCAACTTGAAGGTCTGTGGCGGGTCGAAACCCAGAGTGGCGTGCGGGTTTTCCACGATTACATGCCGGTGGAATTCCAGGCCCGCGTCGAGCTGGCGGACCTGCTGGAAATGGAGCTGGCCCACCGTCGTCATCCGAGCTTTGCCGGGCTTGGGCGTTACTTGCACTGGATCTGTCGGCCTGTCTGA
- a CDS encoding DUF4136 domain-containing protein — protein sequence MKSHSGVLVFCLGLAACQGSNPYVATSNPLPPAPPQAANIFDRSAYPAAPRDYGRYRSWAWLNGHLPPGTAWADSAQIAEAVSNALDQRGLRPLHDNRPADLFVSADLRMETRLRQVQDDYYGGGYGGYNGYGPGYGGYATVPIIRTYQEQVVVVQVDMFDAKSGQPVWSSSAETGNRGSESERADAIREAVEKAMSAYPPS from the coding sequence ATGAAAAGTCATTCAGGTGTACTGGTGTTCTGCCTGGGGCTGGCTGCCTGTCAGGGCAGCAACCCTTATGTCGCCACCTCGAATCCTTTGCCACCGGCGCCGCCCCAGGCTGCCAACATCTTTGACCGCAGCGCTTACCCGGCGGCACCCCGTGACTATGGACGCTACCGCAGTTGGGCGTGGCTCAATGGGCATCTGCCACCGGGCACCGCCTGGGCCGACTCGGCGCAGATCGCCGAAGCGGTCAGCAATGCGCTGGATCAGCGGGGTTTGCGTCCGCTGCATGACAATCGTCCAGCGGACCTGTTTGTCAGCGCCGACCTGCGGATGGAAACCCGCTTGCGTCAGGTTCAGGACGACTATTACGGCGGCGGTTATGGCGGCTACAACGGCTACGGCCCTGGATATGGCGGATACGCCACAGTGCCTATCATCCGTACCTATCAGGAACAGGTCGTAGTGGTTCAGGTGGACATGTTTGACGCCAAAAGCGGTCAGCCGGTGTGGAGCTCCAGCGCTGAAACCGGCAACCGGGGCAGCGAAAGCGAGCGCGCCGATGCCATACGGGAGGCTGTGGAAAAGGCAATGTCGGCGTATCCTCCTAGTTAG
- a CDS encoding DUF4136 domain-containing protein, with the protein MFRRFVLLAVAALLSACAANQVNHDFDASRDFAAYRSWTWKEPALQYRPDDPRIKSDLTEQRIRQAVADQLDQRGLRPAAAGAKGDLNVQTYLIVEERQQQVTTNYGGGWGNPWYGYYGAPMYNETRNVSYKVATIQIDLLDGKDGKLVWRGSDEQILSRTPNPTDRRDAIWETVTRILANYPPHAS; encoded by the coding sequence ATGTTCCGCCGTTTTGTTTTACTGGCAGTGGCCGCGCTGCTCAGTGCCTGCGCCGCCAACCAGGTCAATCATGACTTCGACGCCAGCCGCGACTTTGCTGCCTATCGCAGCTGGACCTGGAAAGAACCTGCCCTGCAATACCGTCCCGATGATCCTCGAATCAAGAGCGACCTGACCGAACAGCGCATCCGTCAGGCGGTTGCCGATCAACTGGATCAGCGCGGTCTGCGTCCGGCCGCCGCAGGTGCCAAGGGTGACTTGAATGTGCAGACCTACCTGATTGTCGAAGAGCGGCAGCAACAGGTGACCACCAATTACGGCGGCGGCTGGGGTAACCCGTGGTATGGCTACTACGGCGCACCGATGTACAACGAAACCCGCAATGTCAGCTACAAAGTGGCGACCATCCAGATCGATCTGCTCGATGGCAAGGACGGCAAACTGGTGTGGCGCGGCAGTGACGAGCAGATACTCAGCCGCACGCCGAACCCGACGGATCGTCGCGATGCGATCTGGGAAACGGTCACGCGGATATTGGCCAACTATCCACCGCACGCGTCCTAG
- a CDS encoding DUF6124 family protein — protein sequence MIKPTPNPPETDDVSPYQSPHSNKLHEAADRALDHYLNPPRQPVTHKPSTMFVIAPGIDTETLLAHACESLASASVMASDFAGFLEGSQRNTMLGIAQVIMLGELAVNRALDNLDPQD from the coding sequence ATGATCAAACCCACCCCAAATCCCCCCGAAACCGACGACGTTTCCCCCTATCAATCCCCCCACTCAAACAAACTCCACGAAGCCGCCGACCGCGCCCTCGATCACTACCTCAATCCACCCAGGCAACCTGTCACCCACAAACCCAGCACGATGTTCGTCATTGCCCCTGGCATCGACACCGAAACCCTGCTGGCCCACGCTTGTGAATCACTGGCGTCGGCGAGTGTGATGGCGAGTGATTTCGCGGGGTTTCTGGAAGGCTCGCAGCGCAATACGATGCTGGGGATTGCGCAGGTGATCATGCTGGGTGAGCTGGCGGTGAACCGGGCGTTGGACAATCTCGATCCGCAAGACTGA
- a CDS encoding MaoC/PaaZ C-terminal domain-containing protein — MITDWHTLNREPSLTGLYARAATRRKITGSRLPDSGLRCWVEVDPKRLAAYRKVCGFADNGLLPPTYPHILGFALQMQLLTARDFPFPLLGLIHLSNRIRVLRPMGGVSRVRVSVQVQNLQPHAKGTTFDLLTTLDDQLGPLWEAESRMLCRGVKLEGEPLEENLESSLALSEVEHWKAPSDIGRQYAKVSGDYNPIHLIAASARLFGFPTAIAHGLWNKARTVAALAGHLPVANVEIAVQFKKPVRLPSEVTSLASAPGPSGDFQLVGAQDLEHMVGHWRPVA, encoded by the coding sequence ATGATCACTGACTGGCACACACTCAACCGTGAACCCAGCCTGACGGGGTTGTACGCACGCGCGGCGACACGGCGAAAAATCACCGGCAGCCGCCTGCCCGATTCGGGTTTGCGTTGCTGGGTCGAAGTCGATCCCAAGCGCTTGGCGGCCTATCGCAAGGTCTGTGGTTTCGCCGACAACGGCCTGCTGCCACCAACCTACCCGCACATCCTCGGGTTTGCCTTGCAGATGCAGTTGCTCACGGCCAGGGACTTCCCCTTCCCGCTGCTGGGCCTGATTCACCTGAGCAATCGCATTCGCGTGCTGCGCCCCATGGGCGGGGTGAGTCGGGTGCGCGTCAGCGTGCAAGTGCAGAACCTGCAACCCCACGCCAAAGGCACAACGTTCGATTTGCTGACCACACTCGACGATCAGTTGGGGCCGTTGTGGGAAGCAGAAAGCCGGATGCTCTGTCGCGGCGTCAAACTCGAGGGCGAACCGCTCGAAGAGAACCTGGAATCGAGCCTGGCCCTGAGCGAAGTCGAGCACTGGAAAGCGCCCTCGGACATCGGCCGGCAATACGCCAAGGTGTCCGGCGACTACAACCCGATTCACCTCATCGCGGCCAGCGCCCGGCTCTTCGGTTTCCCGACCGCCATCGCCCATGGCCTGTGGAACAAGGCGCGCACGGTGGCTGCGCTGGCCGGGCATCTGCCTGTGGCGAATGTCGAGATCGCGGTGCAGTTCAAGAAGCCGGTACGGTTGCCCAGTGAAGTGACGTCGCTGGCCAGTGCGCCAGGGCCGAGCGGGGATTTTCAGTTGGTGGGTGCCCAGGATCTGGAGCATATGGTCGGGCACTGGCGGCCAGTTGCCTGA
- a CDS encoding 3-oxoacyl-ACP reductase, with product MSDRYIDFANSSIGHRLVGALGLPAPSRLERWQAGRLRPVEGALLIGGGPLAEHVSAFANRLTDAIYSYGTEPSMATAWIPGHGPKLKAVVFDASDLLHTDQLKQLREFFQPLMKNLEHCAHLVIFGRDPQTLRDPFAASAQRALEGFSRSLAKELRSGGTLQLIYVGEGAESQLEGPLRFFLSPKSAFVSGQVIRLNPCSTPVTDWTRPLAGRKALVTGAARGIGAAIAETLARDGADVILLDVPPAKTDLEALAARLGGRSITLDICTEDAAAQLVEQLPNGLDIVVHNAGITRDKTLANMTPEFWDAVLAVNLNAPQVLTKALLDSGTLHDNGRVILLASISGIAGNRGQTNYAASKAGLIGLAQAWAPLLHERGISINAVAPGFIETQMTAHIPFGLREAGRRMSSLGQGGLPQDVAEAVAWLAQPGTGAFTGQALRVCGQNALGA from the coding sequence ATGTCTGACCGCTATATCGACTTCGCCAATTCGTCCATCGGCCATCGCCTGGTCGGCGCCCTGGGGTTGCCGGCGCCGAGCAGACTGGAGCGCTGGCAAGCGGGCCGGTTGCGCCCCGTGGAAGGCGCGCTGCTGATCGGCGGCGGGCCGTTGGCCGAACATGTCAGCGCCTTCGCCAACCGCCTGACCGACGCGATCTACAGCTACGGCACCGAGCCGTCGATGGCCACGGCCTGGATTCCCGGCCACGGACCGAAACTCAAGGCCGTGGTGTTCGACGCCAGCGACCTGCTGCACACCGATCAGCTCAAGCAACTGCGCGAGTTTTTCCAGCCACTGATGAAGAACCTCGAACACTGTGCGCATCTGGTGATTTTCGGACGCGATCCGCAAACCCTGCGCGACCCGTTCGCTGCCAGTGCCCAGCGTGCCCTGGAAGGTTTCAGCCGTTCCCTGGCCAAGGAATTGCGCAGCGGTGGCACCCTGCAATTGATCTACGTCGGCGAAGGGGCCGAGTCGCAACTGGAAGGCCCGCTGCGATTTTTCCTCTCGCCCAAAAGCGCCTTCGTGTCCGGGCAGGTCATTCGTTTGAATCCGTGCTCGACGCCAGTCACCGACTGGACACGCCCGCTCGCCGGGCGCAAGGCACTGGTCACCGGCGCAGCACGCGGTATCGGTGCCGCCATCGCCGAAACCCTGGCTCGTGATGGTGCCGACGTCATCCTGCTCGACGTGCCCCCGGCCAAAACCGATCTCGAAGCCCTCGCCGCGCGCCTCGGCGGGCGCAGCATCACCCTCGACATCTGCACCGAAGACGCCGCCGCGCAGTTGGTCGAACAGTTGCCCAACGGCCTCGACATCGTAGTGCACAACGCCGGCATCACCCGGGATAAAACCCTGGCCAACATGACCCCGGAATTCTGGGACGCGGTGCTGGCGGTCAACCTCAACGCGCCGCAAGTGCTGACCAAAGCCCTGCTCGACAGCGGCACCCTGCACGACAACGGCCGGGTGATCCTGCTGGCGTCCATCAGCGGCATCGCCGGCAATCGCGGGCAAACCAATTACGCGGCGAGCAAGGCCGGGCTCATTGGCCTCGCGCAAGCCTGGGCGCCGCTGCTCCACGAGCGCGGCATCAGCATCAACGCCGTGGCGCCGGGCTTCATCGAAACGCAGATGACCGCGCACATCCCCTTCGGCCTGCGCGAAGCCGGACGCCGCATGAGCTCCCTCGGCCAGGGCGGCCTGCCGCAGGACGTCGCCGAAGCCGTGGCCTGGCTCGCGCAACCGGGCACCGGCGCGTTCACCGGGCAAGCGTTGCGCGTGTGTGGGCAAAACGCTCTGGGGGCTTAG